From the Planktothricoides raciborskii GIHE-MW2 genome, the window GGCGACTGAGTTTAGAAATACACTCCTGCAACTTGAGACGAAATTGCCAAGCGGTGGTAATGTCCAGCCGTCCAGTTGGGGCTAAAACAATTATCTTAGTCCCATCTGGGATAGTGTGTTCTTTTTGCTCGATGTGGATCACAGAGCCTCCCTAATACGCTAATTGCCTACCTGCCTTCAGCAGTTTAGCTTAACCGATACCTTTTTGCTAACTTTCATTAACAAATGCAAGATGCTCACGCATCCAGGGCGTATCTACCAAAGCCCGCAAGAATATCCCGCGAGCGCCATTTACGTCTCGATCCATCACCTTTCCATCAAGATCCGACTTAATGGTTTTCGCCCCGCCAATTGCTCGAATCTCACCAGTCCAGCTAACCGTTTTGCTGGTGTACCCTTCACAGACATCCACCACCAGAGACCCGCGCTCTGTTGCTTTATGTTTCAGGAATTGCTCGAAACGGTAATGCCCAAATGAAAGCATATTCCGCACAGTCTTTGAGCGGATTTTTCTTGTGGCCTTGCGGCTCATATTTGAAGTCTCAAACGTTGGCAGGAGAATTACATCAAAGTTGTCTACCAGAAATCTGGCGGCAATGCGGATGCAATTCATCTACCAGGTTGCGAATCCTCGCCCTGATCCTGTCAGCGGCTTTTTTCATCCGCCGCCGTTGCGGGGCGCTTACACAGCTAAATCGAGAAATCAGATCGTCGAGGTGATGACATAGACGTTGAATCCTGGAGAAATCTGACTCTCCTATCTTCCCGACTTTCTGTTCAGAAAAGAAGGTTAGGAATGTTCTAACTCCAGGGTCTAAGGCTACCACCCGCCCTTGGTTGTCGGGCTGATGGGTGGTAGGCCCGGATGAGGGGACGCACAGATAATACTGCCCGCGGACACGAACTAACCGACAGTCCCCAAAGTTTTCCGGCAACTCTTCTGCATAGTCAAGTTGACCCAAAATTGTGTGGTATATGCCCCGAGGCTTAACGGCAGATTTTGGGATATAGCATGACTGGTAAGGGTTCTTTCTGGATCTCAAAGAGACCTGCTGACAGCAAAGAGTCTTTTTGTACTTCGCTTTAGCATTGCTGACCGCCTTGCAAGCGTCCTTAACCGCTATCGATTTAATTTGGTAAGGCACGGAAGAGCAAAACTCTGGCAATGATTTCAATATGTCGCCTTTAATGGCTTTCCAGTTAGCCTTGGTGTCAGGCTGCTGGAGGTACTTTACGGTGGTATTAAAGACGAGTCTTGATACCCCAAACCATTGCCTAATCAGATTTCTTTGAGTCGCATTTGGATAGATCCGGATCTTGCTTGATTTTCTGACCGTATTTCCTGAGTCCGTGCATTCTGCAACTGAAGACATGAATGATGGACAGAAGATCGGCGGTAAGTTCTGAGTCGGGGCTGTGAACAGTGTTGTCGAGAACCACGATTTTTCCACCGTTTTGCTCGACCATCCACTCAATAAGCTCGAATCCGAATCTTGCCAGTCTGTCACGGTAGGCAACAACAAGCGTGAACTGGTCTCGGCGCATAAGTCGTTCCAGTAAGGTTTTAAGTCCTTTCCGCTTGAAGTTGAGTCCCGATCCGATATCTTTGATGATTTCGGCTTTTGGGAACAGGGAGACCATGTAAGCAACTTGTTTATCCAGGTCGTCTCTCTGCTTAGTGCTGCTAACTCGGCAATAGCAAATCTGATAGTCGGTCTTAGGCTTTGACTCGTAAATAAAGCTGTCAACGTCAAATAGACGTTGATTTGCCGCATTTCTGATTGAGTAAATCCGACCTTGATCTGCATATTTCCGGAGTGTGTTGGGGTGCAAGCCCGTCCGTTTTACCGCTACGCGGAGAGGAACTAAGCTCATACCCTATATTAGCATATATAAGCAAATGTTAGGTAATCATGCACTGTTAATTAACCTTTAGAGGTAGTATCACTCTGACTCCATTCGGCCCAATTTTGTGGCTTTAAGAAAAATTCGGTTAATTCGGCTTCTGGGGTATTGGGTTCTGGTTCATAGCAATATTCCCAACGTACCAAGGGAGGCAGAGACATCAAAATCGACTCCGTGCGGCCATTAGTCTGGAGGCCAAAAATTGTCCCGCGATCGTACACCAGGTTAAATTCTACATAACGACCCCGACGATAGAGTTGGAAATTCCGTTCGCGATCGCCATAAGCCATGCCACGGCGCCGTTGCACAATCGGCACATAAGCAGGTAAAAAAGCTTTGGCACAATCTTGGACAAAAGCAAACAACTCTTCCCAGCCGCGAGGTTCAGGAGCGCCAATTTTTTTACTATACTCAGCAGCAGCCTTCGTCGGATGTGGCCCACGATACAATTCCCCTTGACCATCTTGGTAATCAAAGAAAATCCCGCCCACCCCACGCATTTCTTGACGATGGTTCAAATAAAAATACTCATCGCACCAATGCTTAAACACCTGATAATACTCTGGGTGGTGAGCATCACAAGCTTGTTTCAAAGTTTTATGTAAATGCGCCGCATCTTCAGCAAAAGGATAATAGGGGGTTAAATCCAAACCGCCCCCAAACCACCAAACCGGGCCTGCTTCAAAATAACGATAGTTGAGGTGTACCGTCGGCACATAAGGGTTGCGGGGGTGTAACACCATCGAAGTCCCGGTAGCATAAAAACCGTGACCTTCGGCTTCTGGACGTTGTTTTAAAATCGAGGGAGGCAACTGGTGTCCCCAGACTTCGGAAAAGTTCACGCCACCTTGTTCAAACACATCCCCATCACGCATCACTCTAGAGCGACCACCGCCACCTTCTGGGCGGTCCCAAGCATCTTGTTTAAATACGCCAACGCCATCGACTTCGGTTAAGCCTTGACAAATATCATCTTGGATCGATCGCATAAACTGGCTGACCCGTTCGCGGGAGTTTTCCGGGGGCAAAAACTTATTTTGAACTGTCTCAGTCTGGGGAGAAACCATGATCATCCTAACAAAACCTCCTGTACCCTCTATCTGTTTTACAACTGCGCCCATGCTCTGACACAACATGGCCTGGATGACAAAGCTATTTTATGGGCTAGGTGCCCTGAATTGAGAACGTGGTTAAGAATTCTTAAAATTTTATCTTTACATTGCTATATATTTATATTTGGATTCACAAATCTACATAATACGCAAAGAAAAGATACATTGGTAGGTAGGTAAAAATTCATACAATCCTGAGCAGGGGTAGCCAAAATCTAGCCAGAAAGTTTTTTTAGACCCCTGCTTATCTAAAATTACCCAACAATTAAACTGCCCAGGGTGGAGAACCTTATGTCCGTACAACTGAGTGAAAAATCTGTGTTAGAAGTCTTGCAACCTGTTCAAGACCCCGAACTGCAAAAAAGTTTGGTGGACTTAAACATGATTCGCAATGTCAAAATCATCGACGGTCAAGTCAGCTTTACCTTAGTCTTGACCACCCCAGCTTGTCCATTACGCGAATTTATCGTTGAAGACTGCCAAAAAGCGGTTCGTACCTTACCAGGGGTTAAAGATGTCACCGTAGAAGTCACCGCCGAGACCCCCCAACAGAAATCCTTGCCAGACCGTCAAGGCATTGATGGGGTGAAAAATATTATCGCCATCTCCAGTGGCAAAGGTGGCGTCGGCAAAAGCACCGTCGCCGTCAACGTCGCCGTATCCCTCGCCGCAGCGGGGGCGAAAGTCGGATTACTGGACGCGGATATTTACGGCCCCAACGCCCCGACCATGTTAGGGTTAAGCGAAGCTCAAGTCATGGTACGCCAAGGGACCCAAGGAGAAGTGCTCGAACCCGCCTTTAATCATGGGGTGAAATTGGTTTCAATGGCCTTTTTGATCGACAAAGATCAGCCCGTGATTTGGCGCGGCCCCATGTTAAATGGGGTAATTCGCCAGTTTCTCTATCAAGTGCAGTGGGGCGACCTGGACTATTTAATTGTGGATTTACCCCCAGGAACAGGAGATGCTCAATTAACGATGGTGCAGGCTGTCCCAATGGCCGGGGCAGTCATTGTCAGTACCCCACAAACCGTGGCCTTGTTAGATGCGCGGAAAGGCTTAAAAATGTTCCAGCAGCTTAATGTACCCGTGCTGGGCATTGTGGAAAATATGAGTTATTTTATTCCCCCAGATTTACCGGATAAGCAATATGACATTTTTGGGTCTGGCGGTGGCGCAAAAACTTCCCAGGAATTAGGGGTGTCTTTACTGGGTTGTGTGCCCTTAGAAATCGGCTTACGAGAAGGAGGCGATACCGGATTGCCCATTGTCGTCGGTTCTCCAGAGTCCGCTTCGGCTAAGGCACTGCGTGAAATTGCCCAAAAAATTGCGGCGAAAGTTTCCGTGGCCGCCCTGACCTAAGCTGTAATGTAATGACTAAACAGGTAGGGGCAGGTTTTAAACCTGCCCCTACAGATGTTTTATATCAACCATAAATTCAGATCGCGAAACAGATCGCCTATAGGGGCAATTCATCAATTGCCCCAACTCCCCTGGTTTAAAAATATGGCTTAAAAATAGGGGGTTGGGCGCTGTGTTGCAGAAATGGCCATTTATTTATCGCAATTTCTGGCCAGAAATTGCCAGAAATTGATATCACTTCTGGTTTTTTTATGATTATTGCGTAAGCATTTAAGCACAAATCCGATTGGGTGAACAAAACATAATCTGGATTGCCTTGTTGAAATTATTAACTAAAATCTAACTAAAATCTTAAGTGATATATTTTAGGTTTAAGTTCTTTGGGTAGGGATTCTTTTTCCCCTAGGGCGAAAATATGTTGCACAATTCTCTTGGAAAAAGTTGGCTCGGCAAGCCAAAGCGTCGGCTTAACTTCAGATTTCTCAAATCCTTACAAGATATAGACTGGTTTTTGATGATTCTGTCAATTGTACTGACTCTGGTTGGTACAGTGGCCATCCACAGTACGGAACTGGATACGCCAGATTATCAAACCTCGTTTCAGCACACTTTAGTTGGTGCCATTGGTCTAGGTTTGGCGTTGATGATTGCCCGATCAAATTACCAGAATCTCCTGAATTGGAAGTGGGTGATCTATGGCATCACGAATATTTCTTTGCTGCTGGTGATGTTTATCGGCACTACGGCATTGGGGGCGCAACGCTGGATTACCATTGGCGGATTTAATATTCAGCCCTCGGAATTTGCTAAGTTAGGGATGATTATTACCCTAGCGGCTCTCCTGGAACAAAAGACGGCTGAAAATATCCCAGCAATTGTCAAAAGTCTTTCGATTACCGCCTTTCCTTGGTTGTTGGTATTTATCCAGCCGGATTTGGGAACTTCCTTGGTTTTTGGTGCGATTATCTTGGCCATGCTCTATTGGGGAAACGCTAAACTCGGTTGGGTGGTGCTGATGGTTTCGCCTTTGGTGTCGGCTATTTTGTTTGGGGTCTATTTTCCCGGATGGTTGGTTTGGGTGAACCTGATGGGGGTTGTGGCTTGGTTTACTTTGCCTTGGCGTTGGATTAGCAGTTTGCTGGCTACGGCGATCAATGTGATTTGCAGTGAACTGGGAGTAATATTGTGGGGTTTGCTGAAGGACTATCAGCGCGATCGCTTGATTTTATTTTTGGCTCCAGAAAAAGATCCCCTCGGCGGTGGCTATCACTTGATTCAATCTCGGATTGCCATTGGTTCGGGACAACTCTGGGGCCGCGGATTGTATCAGGGGACTCAAACCCAAGGGTCTTTTATTCCCGAACAACATACGGATTTTATCTTTTCGGCGATCGGCGAAGAGTTTGGTTTTGTGGGCGCGGTCTGTTTGATTGTTCTGTTTTGGCTGTTTTGCCTGCGTTTGGTGATCGTAGCCAGTACAGCCCCAGATAATTTTGGATCTTTGATCTGTATTGGCACTCTGGCCATGATTGTGTTCCAATTGGTGGTGAACTTGGGCATGACCATTGGTTTGGCCCCGGTGACTGGGATTCCTTTGCCTTGGATCAGTTATGGGCGTTCGGCTTTGTTGACTAATTTTATGGCGATCGGGATTGTGCAGTCAGTGGCGCGGCAACGTCCCAAGAAGCGATCGCGATATTAGAGTCGTAACACTTGATATTAGAAATCCGGTTGCTGGGTCTGTCCCTGTTAATATCCAACAATTTTTCAGGGCAGGGCTTTCGCCCTAGCTGTAAACTAGGTAAATGTCCATCATTCCTTTGAAGAAATTATGATTCTGCCCGGATCTGCGGTTCGTATTAAAAATATCAATGACACTTACTATGGTTTTCAAGGACAAGTTCAACGAATTACCGATGGTAAGGTGGCAGTGCTGTTTGAAGGTGGCAACTGGGATAAGTTAGTCACTTTTCGCTTGTCTGAGTTGGAACTGGTAGACGCAACTACCACGAGTAAAGGAAAGTAAATTAATTGTTGACTGTTGATTGTTGATTGTTATTTGTTATTTGTTATTTGATTAACAACCAACAAACAACAATCAACAACCAACAAATAGGGAACAGGGAACAGGGAACAGGCAACAGTGGTGAATAGTGAATAGGGAATAGGCAACAGTGGTGAATAGGGAATAGGGAACAGGGAACAGGGAACAGGGAACAGGGAACAGGGAACAGGGAACAGGCAACAGGGAACAGGGAACAGGCAACAGGGAACAGGGAACAGGCAACAGGGAACAGGGAACAGGGAACAGGGAACAGGCAACAGGGAACAGGGAACAGGGAACAGGCAACAGGGAACAGGGAACAGGGAACAGGGAATAGGGAATAGGGAATAAAAAATAGTAAATAATGAATAGTGAATAGTGAATAATGAATAGTAAATAATAAATAGTAAATAATGAATAGTAAATAATGAATAGTAAATAATGAATAGTAAATAATGAATAGTAAATAATGAATAGTAAATAATGAATAGTAAATAATGAATAGTAAATAATGAATAGTAAATAATGAATAGTAAATAATGAACAGGGAATAGGGAACAGGCAACAGTGGTGAATAGTGAATAGTGAATAGTGAATAGTGATACTTCTTTTAACTTTTCACTTTTAACTTTTCACTTGTAGGGGCGAATGGCCATTCGCCCCTACGACTTTTCACTTTTAACTTTTCACTTGTACGGGCGAATGCGCTCGTCGCCCCTACGACTTTCCCCGTTCCCTGATAACTGTTCCCCGTTCCCCAACCAACAACCAAAGAATCCCTACCCAACAACCAACAAATAATATGCGCCTCCCTCTGCCTCAATTCGCCACGGAAGATCGCCACCCAAATCATATTGCGGAAGTAATTGAAACTTCCACGACAGAATTTTTGGCTCAATGTTTGGAACCGGATGATTTAAATTTTCCGGCGATGCCCCCGTTTGGCAGTTGGGTGAGGGCCGTTGATGAGGAGTCCGGCAATCAAGTTTATGCGGTGGTTTATTATGCCACCACGAGTCCGATCGATTCAATTCATCGGGCTCGGGCTTTGGGGTTGTCTTTGCAAGGGTTACGGGAGCAACAACCCCAGATTTTTGCTATGCTGAAAACGGAGTTTCGCGCCGTGATTGTGGGGTTTGCATCCCCAGGGGCAAGCGGGAATGGGTCTAAACCAGCAGGCGATTCCGCAGAGCGGATCGCGAATGCGAATCGCATCTATCAGTATATTCCTCCCCGTCCGCCACAAATCCATCAAGCAGTTTACCAATGCGAACCCCAGGAAGTGATTCACTTTACGGAAGAGTTGGACTTTTTGCGGATTTTGCTTCAGTTAATGGGAGTTCCCGTGGATGCCCTGGTTGCCGCTGTGATTCGGGAAGTTTACCAGCTACGACAGCGCGATCGCCAGTGGTTAGTTAAAGCCGGTCGTAATCTAAGTATGCTGCTTAAAGATGATTACGATCGGCTTCGATTGATTTTACGTCAGCTTCAGCCTTAATCATTTACTGAATTCGATCTAGTGCGCGTTCACCGCCCCACTTTTGCACAATAATATCATCGTAGTCATCAGCGACTTGGAGCACGGCATTGACGGAAGATTCTAGTTCTTTTTGATCGCAGGTAGAACCCACAATACTATGTTCAAAGAGAATATCTCCGTGTTCGTCTACCCCAAACGCCCCAAACAGCATTTGGCTATTTTCTTTGAGCAAAAAAAGCATCAGATCGGGGGTGAGTTCTGCCCCGGTTACGACATAAGAACGGGTATTAATAATGGCATCATCCTCTCCCCAGGGAAACACCAGCACTTCCACTAAGGCTGACCCCATAAATAGTCCTAATCCCGGAACATCTGGACGAGCACAGGGAAACTTGCCGAATAATTCCCGCATCCATACAGCGACTTTGTTATAACAAGATTCTTGCATTGAGTTTTGAAATTCCATATAAATTCTCCTTGCGGTGGGATTGACTTGATAGATGCTTTTTATC encodes:
- a CDS encoding IS607 family transposase, whose translation is MSLVPLRVAVKRTGLHPNTLRKYADQGRIYSIRNAANQRLFDVDSFIYESKPKTDYQICYCRVSSTKQRDDLDKQVAYMVSLFPKAEIIKDIGSGLNFKRKGLKTLLERLMRRDQFTLVVAYRDRLARFGFELIEWMVEQNGGKIVVLDNTVHSPDSELTADLLSIIHVFSCRMHGLRKYGQKIKQDPDLSKCDSKKSD
- a CDS encoding NAD(P)H dehydrogenase subunit NdhS, encoding MILPGSAVRIKNINDTYYGFQGQVQRITDGKVAVLFEGGNWDKLVTFRLSELELVDATTTSKGK
- a CDS encoding HAS-barrel domain-containing protein, giving the protein MRLPLPQFATEDRHPNHIAEVIETSTTEFLAQCLEPDDLNFPAMPPFGSWVRAVDEESGNQVYAVVYYATTSPIDSIHRARALGLSLQGLREQQPQIFAMLKTEFRAVIVGFASPGASGNGSKPAGDSAERIANANRIYQYIPPRPPQIHQAVYQCEPQEVIHFTEELDFLRILLQLMGVPVDALVAAVIREVYQLRQRDRQWLVKAGRNLSMLLKDDYDRLRLILRQLQP
- the rodA gene encoding rod shape-determining protein RodA, yielding MILSIVLTLVGTVAIHSTELDTPDYQTSFQHTLVGAIGLGLALMIARSNYQNLLNWKWVIYGITNISLLLVMFIGTTALGAQRWITIGGFNIQPSEFAKLGMIITLAALLEQKTAENIPAIVKSLSITAFPWLLVFIQPDLGTSLVFGAIILAMLYWGNAKLGWVVLMVSPLVSAILFGVYFPGWLVWVNLMGVVAWFTLPWRWISSLLATAINVICSELGVILWGLLKDYQRDRLILFLAPEKDPLGGGYHLIQSRIAIGSGQLWGRGLYQGTQTQGSFIPEQHTDFIFSAIGEEFGFVGAVCLIVLFWLFCLRLVIVASTAPDNFGSLICIGTLAMIVFQLVVNLGMTIGLAPVTGIPLPWISYGRSALLTNFMAIGIVQSVARQRPKKRSRY
- a CDS encoding helix-turn-helix domain-containing protein; protein product: MSSVAECTDSGNTVRKSSKIRIYPNATQRNLIRQWFGVSRLVFNTTVKYLQQPDTKANWKAIKGDILKSLPEFCSSVPYQIKSIAVKDACKAVSNAKAKYKKTLCCQQVSLRSRKNPYQSCYIPKSAVKPRGIYHTILGQLDYAEELPENFGDCRLVRVRGQYYLCVPSSGPTTHQPDNQGRVVALDPGVRTFLTFFSEQKVGKIGESDFSRIQRLCHHLDDLISRFSCVSAPQRRRMKKAADRIRARIRNLVDELHPHCRQISGRQL
- the hemF gene encoding oxygen-dependent coproporphyrinogen oxidase → MIMVSPQTETVQNKFLPPENSRERVSQFMRSIQDDICQGLTEVDGVGVFKQDAWDRPEGGGGRSRVMRDGDVFEQGGVNFSEVWGHQLPPSILKQRPEAEGHGFYATGTSMVLHPRNPYVPTVHLNYRYFEAGPVWWFGGGLDLTPYYPFAEDAAHLHKTLKQACDAHHPEYYQVFKHWCDEYFYLNHRQEMRGVGGIFFDYQDGQGELYRGPHPTKAAAEYSKKIGAPEPRGWEELFAFVQDCAKAFLPAYVPIVQRRRGMAYGDRERNFQLYRRGRYVEFNLVYDRGTIFGLQTNGRTESILMSLPPLVRWEYCYEPEPNTPEAELTEFFLKPQNWAEWSQSDTTSKG
- a CDS encoding YbjN domain-containing protein; protein product: MEFQNSMQESCYNKVAVWMRELFGKFPCARPDVPGLGLFMGSALVEVLVFPWGEDDAIINTRSYVVTGAELTPDLMLFLLKENSQMLFGAFGVDEHGDILFEHSIVGSTCDQKELESSVNAVLQVADDYDDIIVQKWGGERALDRIQ
- a CDS encoding Mrp/NBP35 family ATP-binding protein, with the protein product MSVQLSEKSVLEVLQPVQDPELQKSLVDLNMIRNVKIIDGQVSFTLVLTTPACPLREFIVEDCQKAVRTLPGVKDVTVEVTAETPQQKSLPDRQGIDGVKNIIAISSGKGGVGKSTVAVNVAVSLAAAGAKVGLLDADIYGPNAPTMLGLSEAQVMVRQGTQGEVLEPAFNHGVKLVSMAFLIDKDQPVIWRGPMLNGVIRQFLYQVQWGDLDYLIVDLPPGTGDAQLTMVQAVPMAGAVIVSTPQTVALLDARKGLKMFQQLNVPVLGIVENMSYFIPPDLPDKQYDIFGSGGGAKTSQELGVSLLGCVPLEIGLREGGDTGLPIVVGSPESASAKALREIAQKIAAKVSVAALT
- a CDS encoding zinc ribbon domain-containing protein, producing the protein MNCIRIAARFLVDNFDVILLPTFETSNMSRKATRKIRSKTVRNMLSFGHYRFEQFLKHKATERGSLVVDVCEGYTSKTVSWTGEIRAIGGAKTIKSDLDGKVMDRDVNGARGIFLRALVDTPWMREHLAFVNES